The proteins below are encoded in one region of Populus alba chromosome 2, ASM523922v2, whole genome shotgun sequence:
- the LOC118057764 gene encoding transcription factor EGL1 isoform X2, producing MAHVVQSQQATLEKLRKQLAVAVRSVQWSYAIFWSLSTRQKGVLEWGDGYYNGDIKTRKVQATELKADKIGLQRSEQLRELYKSLLGGDDGQQAKRSSPALSPEDLSDEEWYYLVCMSFVFNPGEGLPGRALASKQTIWLCNAQYADSKVFSRSLLAKSASIQTVVCFPYLEGVMELGVTELVTEDPSLIQHIKASLLDFSKPDCSEKSPSAAHNGDDDEDPMSTKISHEIVDSLALENLYTPTDDIELEQEGINDLHGNLHEEFKRNSPDDCSDGCEYNHQTGDSMHEGLNGGVSQVQSWHFMDDEFSDDVLDSMNSSECISEAVVKQGKAVLSSKEKNVTRLQSQVFQEGNHTKLSSFDLGGDDDLHYRRIMCVILKSSSQSIENPCFQSGDHKSSFFSWKKRAVDGLMPRVQQNMLKKILFSVPLIYGGHSRRFEKESGGTDCLKKLEGCETCKEHYKSDKQRVKDKFIALRSMVPTISEIDKESILSDTINYLKQLESRVAELESFKGWIDHEAGHRRSYMDMGDQTSDNDDIKRIDNGKRSWVNKRKALDIDEAKLELDGVSPQDGMPLDLKVCTKEKEVLIEIRCPYREYMLLDLMDEINKLQLDVHSVQSSTLDGIFALTLKSKFRGAAVAPAGMIKQALRKIAGKT from the exons ATGGCTCATGTTGTCCAAAGCCAGCAGGCAACACTAGAGAAGCTGAGGAAACAGCTTGCAGTTGCTGTGAGGAGTGTACAGTGGAGCTACGCAATTTTCTGGTCACTGTCAACCAGACAGAAAGG GGTACTGGAATGGGGTGATGGGTACTACAATGGGGACATCAAGACCAGGAAAGTTCAAGCCACGGAACTTAAAGCTGATAAAATAGGCTTACAGAGGAGTGAGCAATTGCGAGAACTTTACAAGTCTCTCCTTGGAGGCGATGATGGCCAGCAGGCTAAGAGGTCTTCTCCCGCATTGTCTCCTGAGGATCTGTCAGATGAGGAGTGGTATTACTTGGTGTGCATGTCCTTTGTATTCAATCCTGGTGAAGG GTTGCCAGGAAGAGCACTGGCCAGTAAACAGACCATCTGGTTGTGCAATGCTCAATATGCAGATAGCAAAGTATTCTCTCGCTCTTTGCTTGCAAAG AGTGCATCTATTCAG ACCGTGGTGTGTTTTCCCTATCTTGAGGGAGTGATGGAGCTAGGTGTAACTGAGCTG GTCACAGAAGACCCCAGTCTCATTCAACATATCAAAGCTTCCTTATTAGATTTCTCAAAGCCTGACTGCTCTGAGAAATCTCCCTCTGCTGCTCATAatggagatgatgatgaagaccCAATGTCTACCAAGATCAGCCATGAGATAGTTGATTCATTAGCTTTGGAGAACCTGTACACCCCAACAGACGATATAGAACTTGAGCAAGAGGGAATTAACGATTTACATGGAAATTTGCATGAAGAATTCAAAAGGAACTCTCCTGATGATTGTTCAGATGGCTGTGAGTACAATCACCAGACTGGAGACTCCATGCATGAAGGTTTAAATGGAGGTGTTTCTCAAGTTCAAAGTTGGCATTTCATGGATGATGAATTCAGCGATGATGTTCTAGATTCTATGAATTCAAGTGAGTGCATATCAGAGGCTGTAGTGAAACAAGGAAAGGCCGTACTCtcttccaaggaaaaaaatgtaACCCGCCTTCAGTCGCAAGTATTTCAAGAAGGAAACCACACAAAGTTGAGCTCCTTCGATCTTGGAGGTGATGATGACTTGCACTACAGAAGAATTATGTGTGTTATTCTGAAAAGTTCAAGTCAGTCAATTGAAAATCCATGTTTCCAAAGTGGAGATCACAAGTCCAGTTTTTTTAGCTGGAAGAAAAGAGCAGTCGATGGCCTTATGCCACGGGTACAACAGAATATGTTGaagaagattttattttctgtaCCTTTGATATATGGTGGCCACTCTCGTAGGTTCGAAAAGGAAAGTGGAGGAACAGATTGTCTCAAGAAATTGGAAGGCTGTGAAACGTGCAAGGAGCATTATAAATCAGATAAACAAAGAGTGAAAGACAAATTTATAGCACTCAGGTCGATGGTTCCTACTATTAGTGAG ATTGACAAAGAATCAATCCTCAGCGACACCATTAACTACTTGAAACAGCTTGAATCAAGAGTAGCAGAACTAGAATCTTTCAAAGGCTGGATAGATCACGAGGCAGGACACAGGAGGAGTTACATGGACATGGGAGACCAGACATCAGATAACGACGACATCAAGAGGATTGACAATGGAAAAAGATCTTGGGTAAACAAGAGGAAGGCCCTTGACATTGATGAAGCTAAACTAGAGCTTGATGGGGTTTCTCCCCAAGATGGGATGCCCTTAGATTTGAAAGTATGCACGAAAGAGAAGGAGGTTCTCATTGAGATTAGATGTCCTTACAGGGAGTACATGTTGCTTGATCTCATGGATGAAATCAACAAACTGCAGTTGGATGTGCACTCAGTCCAGTCATCCACTCTTGATGGCATTTTCGCATTGACCCTGAAATCCAAG TTTAGAGGGGCAGCAGTTGCACCAGCAGGGATGATCAAACAAGCACTTCGGAAAATTGCCGGCAAGACTTGA
- the LOC118057764 gene encoding transcription factor EGL1 isoform X1, whose product MAHVVQSQQATLEKLRKQLAVAVRSVQWSYAIFWSLSTRQKGVLEWGDGYYNGDIKTRKVQATELKADKIGLQRSEQLRELYKSLLGGDDGQQAKRSSPALSPEDLSDEEWYYLVCMSFVFNPGEGLPGRALASKQTIWLCNAQYADSKVFSRSLLAKSASIQTVVCFPYLEGVMELGVTELVTEDPSLIQHIKASLLDFSKPDCSEKSPSAAHNGDDDEDPMSTKISHEIVDSLALENLYTPTDDIELEQEGINDLHGNLHEEFKRNSPDDCSDGCEYNHQTGDSMHEGLNGGVSQVQSWHFMDDEFSDDVLDSMNSSECISEAVVKQGKAVLSSKEKNVTRLQSQVFQEGNHTKLSSFDLGGDDDLHYRRIMCVILKSSSQSIENPCFQSGDHKSSFFSWKKRAVDGLMPRVQQNMLKKILFSVPLIYGGHSRRFEKESGGTDCLKKLEGCETCKEHYKSDKQRVKDKFIALRSMVPTISEIDKESILSDTINYLKQLESRVAELESFKGWIDHEAGHRRSYMDMGDQTSDNDDIKRIDNGKRSWVNKRKALDIDEAKLELDGVSPQDGMPLDLKVCTKEKEVLIEIRCPYREYMLLDLMDEINKLQLDVHSVQSSTLDGIFALTLKSKRGSSCTSRDDQTSTSENCRQDLSRHVSTGTWRTYPFSRN is encoded by the exons ATGGCTCATGTTGTCCAAAGCCAGCAGGCAACACTAGAGAAGCTGAGGAAACAGCTTGCAGTTGCTGTGAGGAGTGTACAGTGGAGCTACGCAATTTTCTGGTCACTGTCAACCAGACAGAAAGG GGTACTGGAATGGGGTGATGGGTACTACAATGGGGACATCAAGACCAGGAAAGTTCAAGCCACGGAACTTAAAGCTGATAAAATAGGCTTACAGAGGAGTGAGCAATTGCGAGAACTTTACAAGTCTCTCCTTGGAGGCGATGATGGCCAGCAGGCTAAGAGGTCTTCTCCCGCATTGTCTCCTGAGGATCTGTCAGATGAGGAGTGGTATTACTTGGTGTGCATGTCCTTTGTATTCAATCCTGGTGAAGG GTTGCCAGGAAGAGCACTGGCCAGTAAACAGACCATCTGGTTGTGCAATGCTCAATATGCAGATAGCAAAGTATTCTCTCGCTCTTTGCTTGCAAAG AGTGCATCTATTCAG ACCGTGGTGTGTTTTCCCTATCTTGAGGGAGTGATGGAGCTAGGTGTAACTGAGCTG GTCACAGAAGACCCCAGTCTCATTCAACATATCAAAGCTTCCTTATTAGATTTCTCAAAGCCTGACTGCTCTGAGAAATCTCCCTCTGCTGCTCATAatggagatgatgatgaagaccCAATGTCTACCAAGATCAGCCATGAGATAGTTGATTCATTAGCTTTGGAGAACCTGTACACCCCAACAGACGATATAGAACTTGAGCAAGAGGGAATTAACGATTTACATGGAAATTTGCATGAAGAATTCAAAAGGAACTCTCCTGATGATTGTTCAGATGGCTGTGAGTACAATCACCAGACTGGAGACTCCATGCATGAAGGTTTAAATGGAGGTGTTTCTCAAGTTCAAAGTTGGCATTTCATGGATGATGAATTCAGCGATGATGTTCTAGATTCTATGAATTCAAGTGAGTGCATATCAGAGGCTGTAGTGAAACAAGGAAAGGCCGTACTCtcttccaaggaaaaaaatgtaACCCGCCTTCAGTCGCAAGTATTTCAAGAAGGAAACCACACAAAGTTGAGCTCCTTCGATCTTGGAGGTGATGATGACTTGCACTACAGAAGAATTATGTGTGTTATTCTGAAAAGTTCAAGTCAGTCAATTGAAAATCCATGTTTCCAAAGTGGAGATCACAAGTCCAGTTTTTTTAGCTGGAAGAAAAGAGCAGTCGATGGCCTTATGCCACGGGTACAACAGAATATGTTGaagaagattttattttctgtaCCTTTGATATATGGTGGCCACTCTCGTAGGTTCGAAAAGGAAAGTGGAGGAACAGATTGTCTCAAGAAATTGGAAGGCTGTGAAACGTGCAAGGAGCATTATAAATCAGATAAACAAAGAGTGAAAGACAAATTTATAGCACTCAGGTCGATGGTTCCTACTATTAGTGAG ATTGACAAAGAATCAATCCTCAGCGACACCATTAACTACTTGAAACAGCTTGAATCAAGAGTAGCAGAACTAGAATCTTTCAAAGGCTGGATAGATCACGAGGCAGGACACAGGAGGAGTTACATGGACATGGGAGACCAGACATCAGATAACGACGACATCAAGAGGATTGACAATGGAAAAAGATCTTGGGTAAACAAGAGGAAGGCCCTTGACATTGATGAAGCTAAACTAGAGCTTGATGGGGTTTCTCCCCAAGATGGGATGCCCTTAGATTTGAAAGTATGCACGAAAGAGAAGGAGGTTCTCATTGAGATTAGATGTCCTTACAGGGAGTACATGTTGCTTGATCTCATGGATGAAATCAACAAACTGCAGTTGGATGTGCACTCAGTCCAGTCATCCACTCTTGATGGCATTTTCGCATTGACCCTGAAATCCAAG AGGGGCAGCAGTTGCACCAGCAGGGATGATCAAACAAGCACTTCGGAAAATTGCCGGCAAGACTTGAGTCGTCATGTATCAACTGGCACTTGGAGGACTTATCCATTCAGTAGAAATTAG